One genomic region from Osmerus mordax isolate fOsmMor3 chromosome 4, fOsmMor3.pri, whole genome shotgun sequence encodes:
- the slc12a3 gene encoding solute carrier family 12 member 3 has translation MTGYETLDEPPNYDFYANTEAWGRQKRSRPSLFQLHASPEDPSPPPLYEETSGEGNASGGSAGKDLEDEDAEGAPPEPTRFGWVQGVMIRCMLNIWGVILYLRLPWITGQAGIGLTWVIILLSSCITGITGLSTSAIATNGKVKGGGTYFLISRSLGPELGGSIGLIFAFANAVAVAMHTVGFAETVQVLMQENQASMVDPLNDIRIIGVITVTCLLALSLAGMEWESKAQVLFFIVIMVSFVNYFVGTIIPATTEKQAKGFFSYRADIFAENFVPGWRGPDGSFFGMFSIFFPSATGILAGANISGDLKDPAVAIPRGTLMAIFWTTISYLAISATIGSCMVRDASGSMNDSISLGSSEHCEGLACTYGWDFSDCANNHTCPHGLINYYQTMSLVSGFAPLITAGIFGATLSSALACLVSAPKVFQCLCKDKLYPLIGFFGKGYGKNDEPIRGYVLTYLIAICFILIAELNTIAPIISNFFLCSYALINFSCFHASITNSPGWRPSFKYYSKWLSLLGAVVSVVIMFLLTWWAALIAIGIVIFLLGYTLYKRPSVNWGSSVQAGSYNLALSHCVGLNMVDDHIKNYRPQCLVLSGPPSSRPALVDFVGTFTKNLSLMMCVNVTGDPSMMKAVNSSSHVSWLNQRKIKSFYRGVVASNLRSGVQMVLQGAGLGRIKPNVLLMGFKRDWRKDTPGAMDNYIGILHDAFDLQYGVCVLRMREGLDPSRPNQFHVNPGFDLGPERVSSTMPSAASATTTTGCSSPLDEPQPHTVFQDRQGKRTIDVYWLSDDGGLTLLLPYLLKRKKRWASCKVRVFVGGDLHKKEEQREEVLGLIKKFRLGFHEVEVLPDINGRPQPEHVRKFEDLLAPYRLDTNQKEGQAEERSQEQPWMVSEEEISRNKAKSLRQIRLNEILQDYSRDAAVIIVTMPVGRRGQCPSALYMAWLETLSRDLRPPVLMVRGNQENVLTFYCQ, from the exons ATGACGGGTTATGAGACGCTCGATGAGCCGCCTAACTACGACTTCTACGCCAACACCGAGGCCTGGGGGCGACAGAAGCGCTCCAGaccctccctcttccagctGCACGCCAGCCCCGAG gaccccagcccccctccgctGTACGAAGAGACCAGTGGGGAGGGGAATGCGTCCGGGGGGTCTGCAGGTAAAGACTTGGAGGATGAGGATGCGGAGGGCGCCCCGCCGGAGCCCACCAGGTTCGGCTGGGTCCAGGGCGTCATG ATCCGCTGCATGCTGAACATCTGGGGGGTGATCCTGTACTTGAGACTGCCGTGGATCACAGGACAGGCCGGCATtg GACTGACCTGGGtgatcatcctcctctcctcttgtatCACCGGCATCACAGGTCTCTCCACCTCAGCTATTGCAACCAACGGCAAGGTCAAAGGAG gagggacATATTTCCTGATCTCCCGGAGTCTGGGGCCAGAGCTGGGAGGTTCCATCGGGCTCATCTTCGCCTTCGCCAACGCTGTGGCTGTGGCCATGCACACGGTGGGCTTCGCAGAGACTGTACAGGTTCTCATGCAA GAGAACCAAGCCAGCATGGTGGATCCCCTCAACGACATACGCATCATTGGAGTGATCACGGTCACATGTTTGCTGGCCCTCTCCTTGGCCGGCATGGAGTGGGAGTCAAAG GCCCAGGTCCTGTTCTTCATTGTCATCATGGTGTCGTTTGTTAACTACTTTGTGGGGACCATTATACCTGCTACCACAGAAAAACAGGCCAAGGGATTCTTCAGCTACCGAG CGGACATCTTTGCAGAAAACTTTGTTCCCGGCTGGCGTGGGCCAGATGGCAGCTTCTTCGGAATGTTCTCCATCTTCTTCCCCTCAGCCACAGGAATCCTGGCAGGAGCCAATATCTCTGGAGACTTAAAG gATCCTGCTGTGGCCATTCCCAGAGGAACTCTGATGGCCATATTCTGGACCACCATATCTTACCTCGCCATATCTGCTACCATCG gGTCATGTATGGTGCGTGATGCCTCTGGATCGATGAATGACAGTATATCCTTGGGTAGCTCTGAACACTGTGAGGGTCTGGCCTGTACTTATGGCTGGGATTTTTCTGATTGTGCTAACAACCACACCTGTCCCCATGGCCTCATCAACTACTACCAG ACCATGAGCTTGGTGTCAGGATTTGCCCCTCTGATCACAGCTGGGATATTTGGGGCGACactctcctctgccctggctTGCCTGGTGTCTGCTCCTAAGGTCTTTCAG tgTCTGTGCAAGGACAAACTATACCCTCTCATCGGCTTCTTTGGGAAAGGTTACGGGAAGAACgatgagccaatcagaggctACGTCCTGACTTACCTCATCGCTATCTGCTTCATTCTCATTG CGGAGCTGAACACCATCGCCCCCATCATCTCCAACTTCTTCCTGTGTTCCTACGCCCTCATCAACTTCAGCTGCTTTCATGCCTCCATCACCAACTCACCCG GTTGGCGGCCCTCCTTTAAGTACTACAGTAAGTGGTTGTCGCTGCTGGGCGCAGTGGTTTCCGTGGTGATCATGTTCCTGCTGACGTGGTGGGCGGCACTCATCGCCATTGGCATTGTCATCTTCCTGCTGGGATACACCCTATACAAAAGACCTt CGGTGAACTGGGGCTCGTCAGTGCAGGCCGGCTCCTACAACCTGgccctgtctcactgtgtcGGTCTGAACATGGTGGACGACCACATCAAGAACTACAG GCCCCAATGTCTGGTTCTCAGCGGGCCCCCCAGCTCTCGCCCCGCCCTGGTGGACTTTGTAGGAACCTTCACCAAAAACCTCAGCCTCATGATGTGTGTCAACGTCACG GGAGACCCCTCCATGATGAAAGCAGTCAACAGCAGCAGTCATGTAAGCTGGCTGAACCAGCGAAAGATCAAGTCGTTCTACCGTGGAGTGGTGGCCAGCAACCTCCGCAGTGGTGTTCAGATGGTTCTACAG ggggcagggctgggcaggATCAAGCCTAACGTTCTTCTGATGGGCTTCAAGAGAGACTGGCGCAAAGACACACCTGGAGCCATGGATAACTACATAGGCATCCTGCA tGATGCCTTCGACTTGCagtatggagtgtgtgtattgAGGATGAGGGAAGGGTTGGACCCTTCTCGACCCAATCAGTTCCATG TGAACCCAGGCTTTGATCTGGGGCCAGAGAGGGTTAGCTCCACAATGCCTTCTGCAGCTTCAGCCACCACTACAA CAGGCTGTTCTTCCCCCCTTGACGAGCCACAGCCTCACACGGTTTTCCAggacagacagggaaagaggaCCATTGATGTCTACTGGCTGTCTGACGACGGAG GTCTGACGCTACTCCTGCCCTACCTGCTGAAGCGTAAGAAGCGCTGGGCCAGTTGTAAGGTGCGAGTGTTTGTGGGTGGAGACTTGCacaagaaggaggagcagagagagga AGTGCTGGGTCTCATCAAGAAGTTCCGTCTTGGTTTCCATGAAGTCGAGGTGTTGCCGGATATCAACGGCAGACCTCAGCCTGAACA CGTGCGCAAGTTTGAGGACCTACTGGCGCCTTACAGGCTGGACACCAATCAGAAGGAGggccaggcagaggagaggagccagGAGCAACCGTGGATGGTGTCAGAGGAGGAGATCTCCAGGAACAAGGCCAAG TCTCTTCGACAGATCCGTCTCAACGAGATTCTACAGGACTATTCCAGAGATGCAGCCGTCATCATAGT gaccatgcccgtggggaggaggggacagtgtCCCAGCGCCCTCTATATGGCCTggctggagaccctgtcccgtGACCTTAGACCTCCGGTGCTGATGGTCCGGGGGAACCAGGAGAATGTGCTCACCTTCTACTGCCAGTGA